In Trichoplusia ni isolate ovarian cell line Hi5 chromosome 7, tn1, whole genome shotgun sequence, a single genomic region encodes these proteins:
- the LOC113496175 gene encoding prostatic acid phosphatase isoform X1 produces MIPFILFVFFTTFTYGDESVKYAAIIFRHGDRTPVDPYPTDPWKNESLWPVKFGELTNIGKSQHYALGKWLRQRYSHLLSDDFDPTQIYVRSTDVDRTLMSAQVNLAGMYPANGKAIWNSDLMWQPIPVHTVPEKDDELLAMKKPCRAYDKELDRLIHSKPYKDRLSKYQHLMDYLSAYTGMKVKDYYDIDDIYSTLYIESLYNFTLPNWTHSVYPDQMREPACYSFTTPTGTPLLARLKVGPLLKHIMAHMLKATSNDNDLNHHKVVMYSGHDLTVGSVLNALGLYDGNCPVYTSTILFELIVDNKTEPAGHFVRILYRNSTEIVEPNVLEIPFCGSVCPVERFKKLYDNLLTVNWEAECSEQFPALLGASFVVGLCLFVTIYIAHKIHFARVYKQYRKNVVYTTVQNPAMAPTTAFNV; encoded by the exons ATGAttccttttatattatttgtattctttACTACGTTTACATATGGCGATGAAAGTGTAAAATATGCAGCTATAATATTTAGACATGGCGATAGAACTCCCGTCGATCCTTACCCCACGGATCCTTGGAAGAATGAGTCACTGTGGCCGGTGAAATTTGGAGAACTTACCAATATTGGTAAAAGCCAGCACTATGCCCTTGGAAAATGGCTTAGACAAAGATATTCG CATTTACTGTCCGATGACTTTGATCCTACACAGATATATGTCAGATCAACTGATGTAGACCGCACTCTCATGTCAGCTCAAGTAAATCTAGCGG GAATGTATCCAGCGAATGGTAAGGCTATATGGAACTCAGATCTGATGTGGCAACCTATCCCAGTCCACACTGTACCAGAAAAAGATGACGAACTCCTTGCTATGAAGAAACCGTGTCGTGCCTATGACAAGGAGCTGGACAGACTGATACACTCAAAACCATATAAAGACAGACTGAGTAAATACCAACATCTGATGGA TTACTTATCTGCGTACACTGGGATGAAAGTTAAAGACTACTACGATATTGATGACATCTATAGTACACTGTATATCGAATCtctatataattttacattgcCCAACTGGACGCATTCAGTGTATCCTGATCAAATGCGAGAGCCAGCGTGCTACAG ttttacaacTCCAACTGGAACACCACTTCTTGCCCGATTGAAAGTGGGACCCCTTCTCAAGCATATTATGGCTCATATGTTGAAAGCCACGTCTAATGACAATGATTTAAATCATCATAAAGTGGTGATGTACAGCGGCCATGACTTGACTGTTGGAAGTGTGCTCAATGCATTGGGCTTGTATGATGGGAACTGTCCAGTTTACACATCTACCATACTCTTTGAACTTATAGTAG ATAATAAAACTGAGCCCGCTGGACACTTTGTTAGAATCTTATACAGGAATTCTACAGAAATTGTGGAGCCAAATGTTCTGGAAATACCATTCTGTGGATCTGTCTGTCCAGTAGAAAGATTCAAGAAGCTTTATGATAATCTTCTTACTGTAAATTGGGAGGCAGAGTGCAGTGAACAG TTCCCCGCATTGCTTGGAGCTTCGTTTGTCGTTGGACTTTGTCTATTCGTTACGATTTACATTGCTCACAAAATACACTTCGCCCGAGTATATAAACAGTACAG GAAAAATGTTGTTTACACAACAGTTCAGAATCCAGCTATGGCACCAACTACAGCTTTCAATGTTTAG
- the LOC113496175 gene encoding prostatic acid phosphatase isoform X2 — MIPFILFVFFTTFTYGDESVKYAAIIFRHGDRTPVDPYPTDPWKNESLWPVKFGELTNIGKSQHYALGKWLRQRYSHLLSDDFDPTQIYVRSTDVDRTLMSAQVNLAGMYPANGKAIWNSDLMWQPIPVHTVPEKDDELLAMKKPCRAYDKELDRLIHSKPYKDRLSKYQHLMDYLSAYTGMKVKDYYDIDDIYSTLYIESLYNFTLPNWTHSVYPDQMREPACYSFTTPTGTPLLARLKVGPLLKHIMAHMLKATSNDNDLNHHKVVMYSGHDLTVGSVLNALGLYDGNCPVYTSTILFELIVDNKTEPAGHFVRILYRNSTEIVEPNVLEIPFCGSVCPVERFKKLYDNLLTVNWEAECSEQSRKCQVPT, encoded by the exons ATGAttccttttatattatttgtattctttACTACGTTTACATATGGCGATGAAAGTGTAAAATATGCAGCTATAATATTTAGACATGGCGATAGAACTCCCGTCGATCCTTACCCCACGGATCCTTGGAAGAATGAGTCACTGTGGCCGGTGAAATTTGGAGAACTTACCAATATTGGTAAAAGCCAGCACTATGCCCTTGGAAAATGGCTTAGACAAAGATATTCG CATTTACTGTCCGATGACTTTGATCCTACACAGATATATGTCAGATCAACTGATGTAGACCGCACTCTCATGTCAGCTCAAGTAAATCTAGCGG GAATGTATCCAGCGAATGGTAAGGCTATATGGAACTCAGATCTGATGTGGCAACCTATCCCAGTCCACACTGTACCAGAAAAAGATGACGAACTCCTTGCTATGAAGAAACCGTGTCGTGCCTATGACAAGGAGCTGGACAGACTGATACACTCAAAACCATATAAAGACAGACTGAGTAAATACCAACATCTGATGGA TTACTTATCTGCGTACACTGGGATGAAAGTTAAAGACTACTACGATATTGATGACATCTATAGTACACTGTATATCGAATCtctatataattttacattgcCCAACTGGACGCATTCAGTGTATCCTGATCAAATGCGAGAGCCAGCGTGCTACAG ttttacaacTCCAACTGGAACACCACTTCTTGCCCGATTGAAAGTGGGACCCCTTCTCAAGCATATTATGGCTCATATGTTGAAAGCCACGTCTAATGACAATGATTTAAATCATCATAAAGTGGTGATGTACAGCGGCCATGACTTGACTGTTGGAAGTGTGCTCAATGCATTGGGCTTGTATGATGGGAACTGTCCAGTTTACACATCTACCATACTCTTTGAACTTATAGTAG ATAATAAAACTGAGCCCGCTGGACACTTTGTTAGAATCTTATACAGGAATTCTACAGAAATTGTGGAGCCAAATGTTCTGGAAATACCATTCTGTGGATCTGTCTGTCCAGTAGAAAGATTCAAGAAGCTTTATGATAATCTTCTTACTGTAAATTGGGAGGCAGAGTGCAGTGAACAG tcaCGGAAATGCCAAGTACCAACATAG